From Micromonas commoda chromosome 3, complete sequence, a single genomic window includes:
- a CDS encoding RNA binding protein ([3x] PFAM 00076: RPM_1 RNA recognition motif. (a.k.a. RRM, RBD, or RNP domain). The RRM motif is probably diagnostic of an RNA binding protein) — MPEERERSRDRRDRRRDDSRDRRRRRSYSRSRSRSATPPPRQRRRPTGFSDAPPPGFSGADGAVGGAGVPPGMGIGGADIPPGMNVSVAGAPSGFSGPPPGYANAHPGNLGLNPVPNQQATRHARRVYVGNLPGTVTEPKVAAFFNNAMHAIGGTVAALPGDPVLNVYINYEKKFAFVEFRTVEETSNCMALDGAVLEGIAMRVRRPNDYNVMAASSLGPSQPKDGLNLEAIGLNPAAAGGGGAGAANASLTEEDLQHRLFIGGLPYFLTETMVKELVEAFGPTKQFQLVVDRETGNSKGYGFFVYQDHSVTDVACQGLHGMKMGEKSLTVQRAMQGGAGAPKPTAASVGPGHTALPGADEVAAHLAGASGAPAGLSVPPPPSEHPASRVVSLTEMLDVEELRDDVEYGEIMEDMREECGKFGRIESIVIPRPGDADGAAVPGLGKVFVRYEDDAGAAAARNALHGRKFGGNVVKADFIDETVFASRAF, encoded by the coding sequence ATGCCCGAGGAAAGGGAgcgatcgcgcgatcgccgcgaccgacgcaGGGACGACTCGCGCGACCGTCGAAGGCGTAGATCGTACAGCCgcagccgctcgcgctcggcgacgcccccgccgcgccagcgACGCCGACCCACCGGATTCagcgacgccccgccgcccgggttcagcggcgcggatggcgcggtcggcggcgcgggcgtcccgCCCGGCatgggcatcggcggcgccgacatCCCGCCCGGTATGAACGTAtcggtcgcgggcgcgccctcCGGCTTCTccggcccgccgcccggctaCGCCAACGCCCATCCGGGCAACTTGGGATTAAACCCGGTGCCCAACCAACAAGCGACGCGACACGCGCGCAGGGTGTACGTCGGCAACCTCCCCGGGACGGTCACCGAACCCAAGGTGGCGGCGTTCTTCAACAACGCGATGCACGCCATCGgcggcaccgtcgccgcgctccccggCGACCCCGTCCTCAACGTGTACATCAACTACGAGAAGAAGTTTGCCTTTGTCGAGTTTCGCACGGTCGAGGAGACTTCAAACTGCATGGCGCTCGACGGGGCGGTGTTGGAGGGCATCGCGATGCGCGTGCGCAGGCCCAACGACTATAACGTCATGGCAGCCTCCAGCCTCGGCCCGTCCCAACCCAAGGACGGGCTCAACCTCGAAGCCATCGGCCTCAAtcctgcggcggcgggggggggcggcgccggcgcggcgaacgcgtcgctgaccgaggaggacctcCAACACCGGCTCTTCATCGGCGGACTCCCGTACTTCCTCACCGAAACGATGGTCAAGGAActcgtcgaggcgttcgGGCCCACGAAGCAGTTCCAGCTCGTGGTGGACAGGGAGACGGGCAACAGCAAGGGGTACGGGTTCTTCGTGTACCAGGACCACTCCGTGACGGACGTGGCGTGCCAGGGCCTGCACGGGATGAAGATGGGGGAGAAATCGCTCACGGTGCAGCGCGCGATGCaggggggcgccggcgcgcccaagcccaccgccgcgagcgttgGTCCCGGACACACGGCGCtgccgggcgcggacgaggtcgccgcgcacctggCGGGCGCATCCGGCGCGCCGGCTGGTCtgtcggtgccgccgccgccgagcgaacatcccgcgtcgagggtggTCTCGCTGACGGAGATGCTCGACGTGGAGGAGCTCAGGGACGACGTGGAGTACGGCGAGATCATGGAGGACATGAGGGAGGAGTGCGGGAAGTTCGGGCGGATCGAGAGCATCGTCATCCCGcggcccggcgacgcggacggcgccgccgtgccgGGCCTCGGGAAGGTTTTCGTGCGttacgaggacgacgcgggcgcggcggcggcgaggaacgcgctgCACGGGCGCAAGTTCGGCGGCAACGTGGTCAAGGCGGACTTCATCGACGAGACGGtgttcgcctcgcgcgcgttctAG
- a CDS encoding major facilitator superfamily (sugar) produces the protein MLFMIASLAALGGFLFGYDLGLIAGALLYMEPDLRLTEASEELIVGMAKLGAVFGTFVGGALMQEHGRRKAIAWNSGFFLLGPFIMAVGDDAATVSLGRFVVGMGVGASAVVVPAYVAEMAPKDRRGSVVTVYELMVCLGMITSGLVDWGLRGVEHSWRWMVAMPMFPAVLMLAGSAALPESPRWLVIRGRLRDALDVIHSLREGSGVDRDGEDVSTAAVEAELMELWSAVEKERAQVGEPAGEPDASAAADVGAAADVPAQKSATSSGIHGRGMLAVGIQMLRDIRGLTSGPERNAFAIALWLAFFNQATCSTSVINFAPEVLERVGVDSKDDAVLLASAVSLCKLLGVSASMFLVDRAGRRTLLLVGSHAAAAAMAGLAIAYDAGDAFGSLLCMCVFMLAFSASWAGVFWVVLSELFSMRVKSAAVSAAAATLFATGAFTDFVFLSAARAMGGWAFGAVACVCVCAGVYVQRNLPETAGKSLAEVQAVMAAGTGARGEGPGWLTRLRRGPAAGGRYVEMS, from the coding sequence ATGTTGTTCAtgatcgcgtcgctcgcggcgctcggggggTTTCTCTTCGGCTACGACCTCGGCCTGATCGCCGGCGCCTTGCTCTACATGGAGCCCGATCTGCGACTCACGGAGGCGTCGGAAGAGCTGATAGTCGGGATGGCAAAGCTGGGCGCGGTCTTCGGCAcgttcgtcggcggcgcgctgatgCAGGAGCACGGCAGAAGGAAGGCCATCGCGTGGAACAGCGGTttcttcctcctcgggccGTTTATCATGgccgtgggcgacgacgccgcgacggtctcCCTGGGAAGGTTCGTGGTGGGGATGGGGGTGGGGGCATCCGCAGTCGTGGTCCCGGCGTACGTTGCCGAGATGGCGCCGAAggaccggcgcgggtccgtgGTGACCGTATACGAGCTGATGGTGTGCTTGGGCATGATAACCTCCGGGCTCGTGGACTGGGGGCTGCGGGGCGTCGAGCACAGCTGGCGGTGGATGGTGGCGATGCCGATGTTCCCGGCGGTTTTGATgctcgccgggtccgccgcgctgcccgagtcgccgcggtggctcgtcatccgcgggaggcttcgcgacgcgctcgacgtcatCCACTCCCTGCGCGAGGGTTCCGGGGTGGAcagggacggggaggacgtcAGCACGGCTGCCGTGGAAGCCGAGCTGATGGAGCTGTGGTcggcggtggagaaggaACGCGCCCAAGTCGGAGAGCCCGCCGGAgagcccgacgcgagcgccgccgctgacgtaggcgccgccgccgacgtccccgcgcaaAAGTCGGCCACTAGTAGCGGGAtccacgggcgcgggatgCTCGCCGTCGGGATCCAGATGTTGCGCGACATCCGGGGCTTAACCTCGGGTCCCGAGCGCAACGCTTTCGCGATTGCACTGTGGCTGGCGTTCTTCAACCAGGCCACGTGCTCCACCTCGGTCATCAACTTCGCTCCCGAGGTTCTCGAACGCGTGGGCGTCGACTCGAAAGACGACGCCGtgctcctcgcgtccgcggtgtcgCTGTGtaagctcctcggcgtctccgcgtcgatgTTTTTGGTGGACAGGGCGGGCCGCCGGACGCTGCTCCTCGTCGggtcgcacgccgcggcggcggcgatggccggcCTGGCGATCGCctacgacgcgggcgacgcgttcgggtccTTGCTGTGCATGTGTGTCTTCATGCTCGCGTTCAGCGCCAGCTGGGCCGGGGTGTTTTGGGTCGTGCTGTCGGAGCTGTTCAGCATGCGGGTcaagtcggcggcggtgtccgcggcggcggcgacgctcttcgcgacgggcgcgttcACGGATTTCGTGTTcctgtccgcggcgagggcgatgggCGGGTGGGCGTTCGGGGCGGTCGCGTGCGTGTGTGTGTGCGCCGGAGTCTACGTGCAACGGAACTTgccggagacggcgggaaaatcgctcgccgaggttcaggcggtgatggcggcggGCACGGGAGCACGCGGGGAAGGGCCGGGATGGCTGACGCGGCTGCGCCggggccccgccgcgggtgggagGTACGTGGAGATGTCGTAG
- a CDS encoding hypothetical protein (putative uncharacterized protein): MSGSPPLTPSRAEGDVKGLRRGMNALATMNGARAMAPSGAVARARAPDTRATASRVYARRVGTSRGTLLAKVPSRLGRPHSWRPQLPPKRRRAITRAADDPERRRPGFNKKRLASPKFSEEAQTWALLGGIATSLTAIVAVVVAANNEAAYFGSPDDFSYMGDDFTGGPSLDVSPGNVAAAAIWSFGLFFKSPLQILLVFLGRTDTERPSDWLLRKSSGVTEETRTWEEASAPQKAALIAFFTVCGCGVVSGIDALFAGEETWALSAGLGFTMLAFVAELGSPRRYSRAELDVLEAQYDDFVAFADEALERRGRCHGSEVERAFRRRFGKYTEAVLSDRDLRTMILNWHPNAERTSSGYYKNLSVKEGVDRRNPVTVKDLGL, from the coding sequence ATGAGTGGCTCTCCGCCGCTCACaccatcgcgcgcggagggcgacgtgAAGGGCCTTCGGAGAGGAatgaacgcgctcgcgacgatgaacggagcccgcgcgatggctccgagcggcgcggtcgctcgagcccgcgcgcccgatacccgcgcgaccgcgtcgcgcgtgtaCGCCCGGCGGGTGGGCACGTCTCGAGGAACTCTCCTCGCGAAAGTCCCGTCGCGACTCGGGCGTccgcacagctggcgtccCCAACTCCCGCCGAAACGAAGACGAGcgatcacgcgcgcggccgacgatcccgagcggcgccgccccgggtTCAACAAGaagcgcctcgcgtcgcccaaGTTCAGCGAGGAGGCGCAGACCTGGGCGCTGCTCGGCGGGATCGCAACCTCCCTcaccgccatcgtcgccgtcgtcgtcgccgccaacaACGAGGCGGCGTACTTCGGCTCGCCCGACGATTTCTCGTACATGGGCGACGACTTCACCGGCGGCCCGTCCCTCGACGTCAGCCCGgggaacgtcgccgcggcggcgatatGGAGCTTCGGGCTCTTCTTCAAGTCCCCGCTGCAGATCCTGCTGGTGTTTTTGGGAAGGACAGACACGGAGCGCCCGAGCGATTGGCTCCTGCGCAAGTCTTCGGGGGTGACCGAGGAAACGCGCACGTGggaggaggcgtccgcgccgcaaaaggcggcgctcatcgccttCTTCACCgtctgcggctgcggcgtcgtctccggcatcgacgcgctcttcgccggGGAGGAGACGTGGGCGCTCTCCGCGGGACTCGGGTTCACGATGCTGGCcttcgtcgcggagctcgggtCCCCGAGGCGGTACAGCAGGGCGGAGCTGGAcgtgctcgaggcgcagTACGACGACTTCgtggcgttcgcggacgaggcgctggagcggcgcgggaggtgcCACGGGAGCGAGGTGGAGCGAGCGTTTCGGAGGAGGTTCGGCAAGTACACCGAGGCGGTGCTCAGCGACAGGGATCTTCGGACGATGATCCTCAACTGGCACCCCAACGCGGAGCGGACGTCATCGGGGTACTACAAGAACCTCAGCGTCAAGGAGGGGGTGGACAGGCGGAACCCGGTGACGGTGAAGGATCTGGGGCTGTGA
- a CDS encoding predicted protein, with the protein MSGGFAVLLDDVEDLAQDLARFALADAPASCSDRDASGSDGDDDGHPRPRGADIVRVAPSTVAPPERPLTSTPPRVILLDDPGSCADAMRELIARGEPCAVDFEGVALSRTGAISLAQVAPPNGPVYLVDVACMGAAAFDEGRLGELLGATHPLKLVFDCRGDADALHHQFGVRMRGVFDVQVAFCLKKDVDHGGKRGAYLMGLRKALKECPGLDDEARHELDAVKSAGASLFAPELGGSYDAWTKRPMHPDLVKYAAADVTYLHHMHRTWRGFCGEKKMAAVTERRMRERIESPEGLEQGTEAAKRRGSRREKFF; encoded by the coding sequence ATGTCCGGCGGTTTCGCGGTtttgctcgacgacgtcgaggatcTCGCGCAGGATctcgcgcggttcgcgctcgcggacgcgccggcgtcgtgctccgaccgcgacgcgtccggatcggacggcgacgacgacggtcaccctcgaccgcgcggtgccgacatcgtccgcgtcgctccgtccaccgtcgcgccgcccgagcgccCGCTGAcgtcgacaccgccgcgggtgatCCTCCTGGACGACCCGGGAtcgtgcgcggacgcgatgcgcgagctcatcgcccgcggcgagccgtgCGCGGTGGActtcgagggcgtcgcgctgtcGCGCACTGGCGCCATCTCTCTCGCGCaggtggcgccgccgaacggACCCGTCtacctcgtcgacgtggcgtgcatgggcgccgccgccttcgacgaGGGCCGCCTGGGCGAGCTCCtgggcgcgacgcacccgctCAAGCTCGTCTTCGActgccgcggcgacgcggacgcgctccaCCACCAGTTCGGCGTGCGCATGCGCGGCGTCTTCGACGTGCAAGTGGCGTTCTGTCTCAAGAAGGACGTGGACCACGGCGGGAAGCGAGGCGCGTACCTCATGGGCCTGCGCAAGGCGCTGAAGGAGTGCCCGGGGTTGGACGACGAGGCACGTCACGAGTTGGACGCCGTCaagtccgcgggcgcgtcgttaTTCGCCCCGGAGCTGGGAGGTTCGTACGACGCGTGGACGAAGCGACCGATGCATCCCGACTTGGTCAAATACGCCGCAGCCGACGTCACGTACTTGCACCACATGCACCGGACGTGGCGAGGGTTTTGCGGGGAGAAgaagatggcggcggtgacggagcGACGGATGCGGGAGAGGATCGAGTCCCCCGAGGGGTTGGAGCAggggacggaggcggcgaaacGACGGGGGTCCAGGCGAGAGAAGTTCTTCTGA